In the Bradyrhizobium guangzhouense genome, one interval contains:
- a CDS encoding NAD(P)-dependent oxidoreductase, producing the protein MARVAFIGLGRMGHGMAGRYLDAGFTVTLWNRSKAKAEDLIARGAKWATSPEDAAIDADAVVTMVADDEASRTVWLGPNGAAKTAKAGTIAIECSTVSYDHAREMGREFNARGLIYIDCPVTGLPDAAAAGKLTLLVGADAADLERAQPFLEPIGSTIRHFGAVGSGTVYKLINNLMGAIQIAGLAEGLAIAEQAGLDMKLVLESILSGVAASPQVQRHSKRMVARDFSGATFTAALRHKDAAYAVKLAESLLADKPLVARAAVEAYAQAKAAMPDDDEGRMIELVSRPKKPS; encoded by the coding sequence ATGGCCCGCGTCGCCTTCATCGGGCTTGGACGGATGGGCCACGGTATGGCCGGCCGCTATCTCGATGCCGGCTTCACGGTGACGTTGTGGAATCGCAGCAAGGCCAAAGCGGAAGACCTGATCGCACGCGGCGCAAAGTGGGCGACCTCGCCTGAGGATGCCGCGATCGACGCGGACGCCGTGGTGACCATGGTCGCCGACGACGAAGCCTCGCGCACAGTCTGGCTCGGCCCCAACGGCGCCGCCAAGACCGCGAAGGCGGGCACCATCGCGATCGAGTGCTCCACCGTCTCCTACGACCATGCGCGCGAGATGGGCCGCGAGTTCAATGCACGCGGGCTCATCTATATCGATTGTCCCGTGACGGGATTGCCGGACGCGGCAGCGGCCGGAAAGCTGACGCTGCTGGTTGGCGCCGACGCGGCCGACCTGGAGCGCGCGCAGCCTTTCCTCGAACCGATCGGCTCGACCATCAGGCATTTCGGCGCAGTCGGCTCCGGCACTGTCTACAAGCTCATCAACAATCTCATGGGCGCGATCCAGATCGCCGGGCTTGCGGAAGGGCTCGCAATCGCCGAGCAGGCCGGGCTCGACATGAAGCTGGTGCTGGAATCGATCCTGTCAGGCGTTGCCGCGAGCCCGCAGGTGCAGCGTCACTCCAAGCGCATGGTCGCCCGCGATTTCAGCGGCGCGACGTTTACGGCGGCGCTGCGGCACAAGGATGCCGCCTATGCGGTCAAGCTGGCGGAGAGCCTGCTCGCGGACAAGCCGCTGGTTGCGCGCGCCGCCGTCGAGGCTTACGCGCAGGCCAAGGCCGCGATGCCCGACGACGACGAAGGCAGGATGATCGAGCTGGTGTCGCGGCCGAAGAAGCCGTCTTAA
- a CDS encoding redoxin domain-containing protein, translating to MSKKSRKKSSKAPSGSLTAKKKPGKTRATTQTRSAKTQPASAGKSTKTGAKPTSHKAASKRLKSSEKATKPALAAAGAKTALAAGQNAPAFRLPRDGGDTVTLSDYAGRKLVLFFYPRADTPGCTREAIDFTRLRGDFTAAGTAVLGISADPLKAQEKFRDKHGLGVPLVSDEHHEMLQAYGAWGEKSMYGKTFLGILRTTVLIGSDGKIARIWRNVRVDGHADEVLAAARSL from the coding sequence ATGTCCAAGAAATCCCGAAAGAAATCGTCCAAAGCGCCCTCCGGTAGTCTGACCGCTAAAAAGAAGCCCGGGAAAACGCGGGCAACGACTCAAACACGCAGCGCGAAAACACAGCCGGCATCGGCAGGCAAATCAACCAAGACGGGCGCAAAACCAACATCGCATAAGGCCGCATCGAAACGGTTAAAATCTTCTGAAAAGGCCACCAAGCCCGCTCTCGCGGCGGCCGGCGCCAAAACTGCTTTGGCCGCGGGCCAGAACGCGCCCGCGTTCCGCCTGCCCCGCGACGGCGGCGATACCGTTACCCTGTCGGACTATGCCGGCCGGAAGCTGGTCCTGTTCTTCTATCCCCGCGCCGACACGCCGGGCTGCACCCGCGAGGCGATCGACTTCACGCGGCTCAGGGGCGACTTCACAGCCGCTGGCACCGCCGTGCTGGGCATTTCGGCCGATCCGTTAAAGGCCCAGGAGAAGTTTCGCGACAAGCATGGCCTTGGCGTTCCCCTGGTCTCCGATGAACACCATGAGATGCTTCAGGCCTATGGCGCGTGGGGTGAAAAATCCATGTATGGCAAGACCTTCCTCGGCATTCTTCGCACTACGGTGCTGATCGGAAGCGACGGCAAGATCGCCAGGATCTGGCGCAATGTCCGCGTCGACGGCCATGCCGACGAGGTGCTGGCAGCGGCAAGGAGTCTTTAA
- a CDS encoding ABC transporter substrate-binding protein, which produces MPGRRKSLAALAMLAAGLLVTTPASAQKRYDPGASDTEIKIGNIMPYSGPASSYGVIGRTEAAFFRMINDQGGINGRKINFISYDDAYSPPKAIEQARKLVESDEVLLIFQALGTPSNSAIMKYMNAKRVPQLFVASGGTKFGDPKNFPWTMGFQPNYQSEGRIYAKYILDKFPNGKIAVFWQNDDAGKDQFKGLKDGLGDKAGMIIADKSYEVSDPSIDSQIVALHDSGADIFFSWAAPKGSAQAIRKVGELGWKPKFFLANTATSIASVLKPAGLAYSKDIISTAYLKDPTDPTWDKDPAVIAWRAFMDKYYPDGDKTNANNLYGYVQAEAMAQVLKQCGDNLTRENVMKQAANLKNFHTDLMLPGIMVNTSPDDYFPIEQMQLMRFNGQVWELFGDVITGEVGHEHGQ; this is translated from the coding sequence ATGCCGGGTCGTCGCAAAAGCCTTGCTGCCCTCGCCATGCTTGCTGCCGGCCTGCTCGTCACGACACCGGCCTCGGCGCAGAAGAGATACGATCCCGGCGCCAGTGACACCGAAATCAAGATCGGCAACATCATGCCCTATAGCGGGCCGGCGTCGTCCTATGGCGTGATCGGCAGGACCGAGGCGGCGTTCTTCAGGATGATCAACGATCAAGGCGGCATCAACGGACGCAAGATCAACTTCATCAGTTATGACGACGCCTATTCGCCGCCGAAGGCGATCGAGCAGGCGCGCAAGCTGGTCGAGAGCGACGAGGTGCTGCTGATCTTCCAGGCGCTCGGCACGCCCTCGAACTCGGCGATCATGAAGTACATGAACGCCAAGCGCGTGCCGCAGCTCTTCGTCGCCTCCGGTGGCACCAAGTTCGGCGACCCCAAGAACTTTCCATGGACGATGGGTTTCCAGCCCAACTACCAGAGCGAAGGGCGCATCTACGCGAAATACATCCTCGACAAATTCCCTAATGGCAAGATTGCGGTGTTCTGGCAGAACGACGATGCCGGCAAGGATCAGTTCAAGGGCTTGAAGGACGGCCTTGGCGACAAGGCTGGCATGATCATCGCCGACAAATCCTACGAGGTCAGCGATCCCTCGATCGACTCGCAGATCGTCGCCTTGCACGATTCCGGCGCCGACATCTTCTTCTCATGGGCCGCGCCGAAGGGCTCGGCGCAGGCGATCCGCAAGGTGGGTGAGCTCGGCTGGAAGCCAAAATTCTTCCTTGCCAATACCGCAACCTCAATCGCCTCGGTGCTCAAGCCCGCCGGGCTCGCATATTCCAAGGACATCATCTCGACCGCCTATCTGAAGGATCCGACCGATCCGACATGGGACAAGGATCCGGCGGTCATCGCGTGGCGGGCGTTCATGGACAAGTATTATCCCGACGGTGACAAGACCAACGCCAACAACCTCTATGGCTACGTGCAAGCCGAGGCGATGGCGCAGGTCCTGAAGCAGTGCGGCGACAATCTCACGCGCGAGAACGTCATGAAGCAGGCGGCGAACCTGAAGAATTTTCACACCGACCTGATGCTGCCTGGCATCATGGTCAACACGTCACCGGACGACTACTTTCCGATCGAGCAGATGCAGCTGATGCGTTTCAACGGGCAGGTCTGGGAGCTGTTCGGCGACGTCATCACCGGCGAGGTCGGGCACGAGCATGGCCAGTAG
- a CDS encoding M23 family metallopeptidase, which produces MSKSSAQYSQYPQHHPHDRGRPFLRRPAAAAAAAAIPLPDTDDAYTIVHHGKQVRLGPVVFWIVVGTIVLLGLWSAATATYFAFRDDVLTRLIARQAEMQYAYEDRIAELRAKVDRTTSRQLLDQEQFDQKLDQIMKRQTALESRATALGAMPDVTGSIPRAAPQRGEANQTTQGTPKPSPISDTVIFVAPPDREARLESRAPAVIAPPVNQFAKNQGFDNVLARLTNSLDQVERRQVAALSAVEEGMDSRMRRMRGVVSDLGLNLASLEAAAPRAPMGGPFVPVKLTANAGPFEKQLYRINVTRAEMDRLNRTLAQVPYRKPVVGEVEFTSGFGVRSDPFLGRPAMHTGLDFRAATGDPARVTANGRVVSAGWSGGYGRMVEVDHGNGLSTRYGHLSEINVKVGEIVKIGQVIGLVGSTGRSTGPHLHYETRIDGEAVDPQKFLRAGVRLSAG; this is translated from the coding sequence ATGTCGAAAAGTTCTGCCCAATATTCGCAGTACCCCCAGCATCACCCCCACGACCGCGGACGGCCATTCCTTCGCCGTCCCGCCGCTGCAGCGGCAGCAGCCGCTATTCCCCTCCCCGATACCGACGACGCCTACACCATCGTGCATCATGGCAAGCAGGTCCGGCTCGGGCCCGTGGTGTTCTGGATCGTGGTCGGCACCATCGTTCTGCTCGGGCTCTGGTCGGCAGCGACCGCGACCTATTTCGCCTTTCGCGACGACGTCCTGACCCGGCTGATCGCCCGCCAAGCCGAGATGCAATACGCCTACGAGGACCGCATCGCCGAGCTGCGCGCCAAGGTCGACCGCACCACCAGCAGGCAGTTGCTCGACCAGGAACAGTTCGACCAGAAGCTCGACCAGATCATGAAGCGCCAGACGGCGCTGGAGTCCCGGGCCACGGCGCTCGGCGCCATGCCCGACGTGACCGGATCGATCCCGCGCGCGGCGCCGCAGCGTGGCGAGGCGAACCAGACGACCCAGGGCACGCCAAAACCGTCGCCGATCAGCGACACCGTAATCTTCGTGGCGCCGCCCGACCGTGAGGCACGGCTCGAATCCCGCGCCCCGGCCGTGATCGCTCCGCCAGTCAATCAATTCGCCAAGAACCAGGGCTTTGACAATGTCCTGGCCCGGCTCACGAACTCGCTCGACCAGGTCGAGCGCCGCCAGGTCGCCGCGCTGAGCGCCGTCGAGGAAGGCATGGATTCGCGGATGCGGCGGATGCGTGGCGTCGTCAGCGACCTCGGCCTGAACCTCGCCAGCCTCGAGGCCGCGGCGCCACGCGCCCCCATGGGCGGCCCGTTCGTGCCGGTGAAGCTCACGGCCAATGCAGGCCCGTTCGAAAAGCAGCTCTATCGCATCAACGTCACGCGCGCCGAAATGGACCGGCTCAACCGCACGCTGGCGCAGGTGCCCTATCGCAAGCCCGTCGTCGGCGAAGTCGAGTTCACCTCCGGCTTCGGCGTGCGCAGCGATCCCTTCCTCGGCCGGCCGGCGATGCACACCGGTCTCGACTTCCGTGCCGCGACCGGCGATCCCGCACGCGTCACCGCCAACGGCAGGGTGGTCTCGGCCGGCTGGTCCGGTGGTTACGGCCGCATGGTCGAGGTCGATCACGGCAACGGGCTGTCGACTCGCTACGGCCATCTCTCCGAGATCAACGTCAAGGTCGGCGAGATCGTGAAGATCGGCCAGGTCATCGGCCTCGTCGGCTCGACCGGACGTTCGACCGGTCCGCATCTGCACTACGAGACCCGCATCGACGGAGAAGCCGTCGACCCGCAGAAGTTTTTGCGCGCCGGCGTGCGGCTCAGCGCAGGCTAG
- the prfB gene encoding peptide chain release factor 2 (programmed frameshift), whose translation MRAEIERLVEEIKQSVGLLRRHLDVEKSTARLAELNKLAEDPNLWNDPQKAQKLMQERTSLEDSLSGIGKVEQELEDDIGMIELGEAEGDAGVVAEAEAALKNLKKDVARRELEALLSGEADRFDSYLEVHAGAGGTESQDWAQMLLRMYTRWAETHGFKVEYLEESEGEEAGIKSATIQVSGHNAYGWLKTEAGVHRLVRISPFDSNARRHTSFSSVQVFPVIDDSIKIDIKESDVRTDTMRSGGAGGQHVNKTESAVRLTHIPTGVAVVCQAGRSQHKNRAQAWDMLRARLYEIELKKREEKAAADQAAKTDIGWGHQIRSYVLQPYQMVKDLRTGVQTSDTSGVLDGELDDFMAATLAQRAFGTTAGDVEDVD comes from the exons ATGCGCGCCGAAATCGAACGGTTGGTAGAAGAGATCAAGCAGTCAGTCGGGCTGCTGAGGAGGCATCTT GACGTCGAGAAATCGACGGCGCGCCTCGCGGAGCTGAACAAGCTCGCAGAAGATCCCAACCTCTGGAACGATCCCCAGAAAGCCCAGAAGCTGATGCAGGAGCGAACCTCGCTGGAGGACTCGCTCTCGGGCATCGGCAAGGTCGAGCAGGAGCTCGAAGACGATATCGGCATGATCGAGCTCGGCGAGGCCGAGGGCGATGCGGGTGTCGTAGCGGAAGCTGAAGCCGCTCTGAAGAACCTCAAGAAGGACGTCGCGCGGCGCGAGCTCGAGGCGCTGCTCTCGGGCGAGGCCGACCGCTTCGATTCCTATCTCGAAGTCCATGCCGGCGCCGGCGGCACCGAGAGCCAGGACTGGGCGCAGATGCTCTTGCGCATGTACACGCGCTGGGCCGAAACGCATGGCTTCAAGGTCGAATACCTCGAAGAGTCCGAGGGCGAAGAGGCCGGCATCAAGTCCGCGACCATCCAGGTCTCCGGCCACAATGCCTATGGCTGGCTGAAGACGGAAGCCGGCGTCCATCGGCTGGTGCGCATCTCGCCATTCGATTCCAACGCCCGGCGGCACACCTCGTTCTCGAGCGTCCAGGTGTTTCCTGTCATCGACGACAGCATCAAGATCGACATCAAGGAATCCGACGTGCGCACCGACACGATGCGCTCGGGCGGCGCCGGTGGTCAGCACGTCAACAAGACCGAATCCGCGGTGCGCCTGACGCACATTCCGACCGGCGTCGCAGTGGTCTGCCAGGCCGGCCGCTCCCAGCACAAGAACCGGGCGCAGGCCTGGGACATGCTGCGCGCGCGCCTCTACGAGATCGAGCTGAAGAAGCGCGAGGAGAAGGCCGCCGCCGACCAGGCCGCCAAGACGGACATCGGCTGGGGCCACCAGATCCGCTCCTATGTGCTGCAACCCTACCAGATGGTGAAGGATCTCCGCACCGGCGTGCAGACCTCCGACACATCGGGGGTGCTCGACGGCGAGCTCGACGACTTCATGGCGGCGACCTTGGCGCAGCGCGCCTTCGGCACCACCGCCGGCGATGTCGAGGACGTGGACTGA
- a CDS encoding N-acetylmuramoyl-L-alanine amidase produces the protein MASRTNQRVLLGFALLCASALPCADSSRLSAAESSSQPSVAAANFPVATAARLAGDGKQTRFILDLDRSVSFRATTLADPYRVVVDVPQVNFQLAPGTGAGRGLVKAFRYGLVMPGGSRIVFDLTGPAKIANSYVLDAANGQPARLVLELEEVDRAAFVQTPPPENRPELRPTIAAVPPATVPAAPEPAQQKPSPPSDGRPVVVIDPGHGGIDNGTQSSGESEKNLVLAFGLALRDRLEKSGKYRVVMTRDDDTFIPLNDRPKVARNLNAALFVSIHADALPKAEGDAQGATIYTLSDKASDAEAQRLADAENRADAIAGFNLAEEPTDVADILIDLTQRETRTFSSRFAHLLMGEMKTTMRMHKHPLKSAGFRVLKAPDVPSVLVEIGYVSNKGDLEHLVSEGWRSKAVGSMAQAIDTFLAKRMATAGAGN, from the coding sequence GTGGCGAGCCGCACAAATCAACGGGTTTTGCTGGGATTTGCGCTTCTATGCGCCTCAGCATTGCCATGCGCCGATTCCTCGCGCCTGAGCGCGGCGGAGAGCTCGTCGCAACCCTCTGTGGCGGCAGCAAATTTTCCTGTCGCCACAGCCGCGCGCCTCGCCGGTGACGGCAAGCAGACCCGCTTCATCCTTGATCTCGACCGGTCCGTCAGCTTTCGCGCAACGACGCTTGCTGATCCCTATCGGGTGGTGGTCGATGTTCCCCAGGTCAATTTTCAGCTGGCGCCGGGCACAGGGGCCGGGCGAGGGCTGGTCAAGGCCTTCCGCTACGGGCTGGTGATGCCCGGCGGCTCCCGAATCGTATTCGACCTGACCGGGCCCGCCAAGATCGCCAATTCCTACGTGCTCGATGCGGCCAACGGCCAGCCGGCGCGGCTGGTGCTGGAGCTCGAAGAGGTCGATCGTGCGGCTTTCGTGCAAACTCCCCCTCCGGAGAATCGCCCCGAACTGCGGCCGACGATTGCCGCCGTTCCGCCCGCGACAGTCCCCGCCGCGCCCGAACCGGCGCAGCAGAAGCCGAGTCCACCTTCCGACGGCCGCCCGGTCGTCGTGATCGATCCCGGCCATGGCGGCATCGACAACGGCACCCAGTCGAGCGGTGAGAGCGAGAAGAATTTGGTGCTGGCCTTTGGCCTTGCGTTGCGCGACCGGCTGGAAAAATCGGGCAAATACCGGGTGGTCATGACGCGGGACGACGACACCTTCATTCCGCTCAACGACCGGCCCAAGGTTGCCCGCAATCTGAATGCCGCGCTGTTCGTCTCGATTCATGCCGACGCGCTGCCGAAGGCCGAGGGCGACGCCCAGGGCGCCACCATTTACACGCTGTCGGACAAGGCCTCCGACGCCGAGGCCCAGCGCCTGGCCGATGCTGAAAACCGCGCCGACGCGATCGCCGGCTTCAATCTCGCGGAAGAGCCGACCGATGTCGCCGACATCCTGATCGATCTCACGCAGCGGGAAACCCGTACCTTTTCAAGCCGTTTTGCGCATCTGCTGATGGGCGAAATGAAGACGACCATGCGGATGCACAAGCATCCCCTGAAGTCGGCCGGGTTCCGGGTGCTGAAGGCGCCCGACGTGCCCTCGGTGCTGGTTGAGATCGGCTATGTCTCCAACAAGGGCGATCTTGAGCACCTCGTCTCCGAGGGGTGGCGGTCCAAGGCCGTCGGTTCGATGGCCCAGGCGATCGATACCTTTTTGGCCAAGCGAATGGCGACGGCGGGGGCCGGGAATTGA
- a CDS encoding penicillin-binding protein 1A: protein MRLLVRFMGFLFAAGTVVFLVGVGAAAGLIWHFSKDLPDYSQLQDYEPPVMTRVHAVDGSLLGEYAKERRLYLPIQAVPKLVINAFLAAEDKNFYEHGGIDYTGMARAGVLYLQNFGSNRRPQGASTITQQVAKNFLLTNEVSFSRKIKEALLAMRIEKTYSKDKILELYLNEIYLGLGAYGIAAASLVYFDKSVNELTVAEASYLAALPKMPATLHPVRNRDRAIERRNYVIDRLQENGWIKQADADKARKEPLVVTNRSNGAHTFAGEYFAEEVRRDIFERYGEKKLYEGGLSVRTTLDPKIQVMARKTMVAGLVNYDEQQGYRGAISKLDSSGDWGVKLAEIKSLSDISPWRMAVVLETSDQSARIGFQPNRELGGAVSKQRETGLVTLDGVRWARAAQGNLKGKTPTSVAQVLQPGDVIYADPLYSKEGQPVEGQYRLRQIPEVSGAMVVMDPWTGRVLAMVGGFSFDQSQFNRATQAYRQPGSSFKPIVYSAALDNGYTPSTVVLDAPIEIDQGQGAGVWRPENFSANKYQGPVTLRNALRQSLNTVTVRLAQDIGMPLIGEYARRFGVYDELPNYLSYALGAGETTAMRMVTAYSMIANGGRRVKPTLIDRIQDRYGHTIFKHDQRECRGCDAPGGWKNQPEPQLIDRREQVLDSMTAYQITELMEGVVQAGTATVVREVGKPIAGKTGTTNEAKDAWFVGFSPDVAVAIYMGYDKPRPLGRGNAATGGHLAAPIARDFLKLALADKPAVPFKVPAGIKLIRVVSKTGMRAGPGETGGTILEAFKPGTAPPDNYSVIGVADADGRGGAPPPQQAPDSGFFMRPGTGGLY from the coding sequence ATGCGCTTGCTTGTGCGGTTCATGGGCTTCCTGTTCGCTGCGGGAACGGTGGTGTTCCTTGTCGGTGTCGGTGCCGCGGCAGGCCTGATCTGGCACTTCTCCAAGGACTTGCCCGACTACTCTCAGCTTCAGGATTACGAGCCGCCGGTGATGACCCGCGTCCACGCGGTCGACGGCTCGCTGCTCGGCGAATACGCCAAGGAGCGGCGCCTGTACCTGCCGATCCAGGCGGTGCCGAAGCTCGTGATCAACGCGTTCCTCGCCGCCGAAGACAAGAATTTCTACGAGCATGGCGGCATCGACTACACCGGCATGGCGCGCGCCGGCGTGCTGTACCTGCAGAACTTCGGCTCCAACCGCCGTCCGCAGGGTGCGTCGACCATCACCCAGCAGGTTGCCAAGAACTTCCTTCTGACCAACGAGGTCTCCTTCTCGCGCAAGATCAAGGAAGCCTTGCTCGCGATGCGCATCGAGAAGACCTATTCGAAGGACAAGATCCTCGAGCTGTATCTGAATGAAATCTATCTCGGCCTCGGCGCCTACGGCATCGCCGCCGCCTCGCTGGTCTATTTCGACAAGTCGGTGAACGAGCTCACCGTGGCGGAAGCTTCCTACCTCGCGGCGCTGCCGAAGATGCCGGCGACGCTGCATCCGGTGCGCAACCGCGATCGCGCCATCGAGCGCCGCAACTACGTGATCGACCGTCTGCAGGAAAACGGCTGGATCAAGCAGGCTGACGCCGACAAGGCGCGCAAGGAGCCGCTGGTCGTCACCAACCGTTCCAACGGTGCCCACACCTTCGCCGGCGAATATTTCGCCGAGGAAGTGCGCCGCGACATTTTCGAGCGCTATGGCGAGAAGAAGCTGTACGAGGGCGGCCTCTCGGTCCGCACCACGCTCGACCCGAAGATCCAGGTCATGGCGCGCAAGACCATGGTCGCCGGCCTCGTGAACTATGACGAGCAGCAGGGCTATCGCGGCGCCATCAGCAAGCTCGATAGTTCGGGCGATTGGGGCGTGAAGCTCGCTGAGATCAAGTCGCTCTCCGATATCTCGCCGTGGCGCATGGCGGTGGTGCTGGAAACCAGCGACCAGTCGGCACGTATCGGCTTCCAGCCGAACCGCGAGCTCGGCGGTGCCGTCAGCAAGCAGCGCGAGACCGGCCTCGTTACGCTCGACGGCGTACGCTGGGCGAGGGCGGCCCAGGGCAACTTGAAGGGCAAGACGCCGACGTCGGTGGCCCAGGTGCTCCAGCCCGGCGACGTGATCTATGCCGATCCGCTCTACAGCAAGGAGGGACAACCGGTCGAAGGCCAGTATCGCCTGCGCCAGATCCCCGAAGTCTCGGGCGCGATGGTGGTGATGGATCCCTGGACCGGCCGCGTGCTCGCGATGGTCGGCGGCTTCTCGTTCGACCAGAGCCAGTTCAATCGCGCCACACAGGCCTACCGGCAGCCCGGCTCGTCGTTCAAGCCGATCGTCTATTCGGCGGCGCTCGACAATGGCTATACGCCCTCGACCGTCGTGCTCGACGCGCCGATCGAAATCGACCAGGGCCAGGGCGCGGGCGTTTGGCGACCTGAAAACTTCTCGGCGAACAAATATCAGGGGCCGGTGACGCTGCGCAACGCGCTGCGGCAGTCGCTCAACACGGTGACCGTGCGCCTTGCGCAGGACATCGGCATGCCCTTGATCGGCGAGTATGCCCGCCGCTTCGGCGTCTATGACGAGCTGCCGAATTATCTCTCCTACGCGCTCGGCGCCGGCGAGACTACGGCGATGCGCATGGTCACGGCCTATTCGATGATCGCCAATGGCGGGCGCCGCGTGAAGCCCACCCTGATCGACCGCATCCAGGACCGCTACGGCCACACCATCTTCAAGCACGACCAGCGCGAGTGCCGCGGCTGCGACGCGCCGGGCGGCTGGAAGAACCAGCCCGAGCCGCAGCTGATCGACCGCCGCGAGCAGGTGCTGGACTCCATGACCGCCTATCAGATCACCGAGCTGATGGAAGGCGTGGTGCAGGCCGGTACCGCAACCGTCGTGAGGGAGGTCGGCAAGCCGATCGCCGGCAAGACCGGTACGACGAACGAGGCCAAGGACGCCTGGTTCGTCGGCTTCTCGCCTGACGTCGCGGTCGCCATCTACATGGGCTACGACAAGCCGCGTCCGCTCGGCAGAGGCAATGCAGCGACCGGCGGACATCTGGCCGCGCCGATCGCGCGCGACTTCCTGAAGCTCGCGCTGGCTGACAAGCCTGCGGTTCCGTTCAAGGTGCCGGCCGGCATCAAGCTGATCCGCGTGGTCTCCAAGACCGGCATGCGCGCCGGTCCCGGCGAGACCGGCGGCACCATCCTCGAAGCCTTCAAGCCGGGCACCGCACCGCCGGACAATTACTCGGTGATCGGCGTTGCCGACGCCGACGGGCGCGGTGGCGCGCCGCCGCCGCAGCAGGCGCCGGATTCCGGCTTCTTCATGCGACCGGGCACAGGCGGCCTGTACTAG